The following coding sequences lie in one Duffyella gerundensis genomic window:
- a CDS encoding NADPH-dependent F420 reductase, producing the protein MKIGIIGAGNIGSTLAQKLAAHGHTIKLANSRGPETIAELATRIGAKAVERQEAVRDVDVIILSTPFDKHAELAPLLGGVGENVIVIDTSNYYPFRDGNIEAISQGKAESVYASEMLQRPVVKAWNAVLAKTLQEKGAAAGSATRIAIPVAGNDAAAKSVVMELVSQTGFDAVDGGTLAESWRQQPGTPAYCTELTSDALRAALNAADKACAPVNRDALINEFMSAGDSLTHDAIVERNRAVTA; encoded by the coding sequence ATGAAAATAGGCATCATTGGCGCCGGAAATATTGGCTCGACGCTGGCACAAAAACTTGCTGCCCATGGGCATACCATCAAGCTGGCGAACTCCAGAGGGCCGGAGACCATTGCTGAACTGGCAACCCGTATCGGCGCAAAGGCGGTTGAACGTCAGGAGGCGGTGCGTGATGTGGATGTGATCATTCTCTCTACGCCGTTTGATAAGCATGCCGAACTGGCACCTTTGTTGGGCGGCGTTGGCGAAAACGTGATTGTGATTGATACCTCGAATTACTATCCATTTCGCGACGGCAATATTGAGGCCATCAGTCAGGGCAAAGCAGAAAGCGTTTATGCCAGCGAAATGCTTCAACGTCCGGTGGTGAAGGCGTGGAATGCGGTTCTGGCAAAAACCCTACAGGAAAAAGGTGCGGCGGCGGGTTCTGCAACGCGCATCGCGATTCCTGTTGCTGGCAATGACGCCGCCGCCAAATCCGTGGTGATGGAGCTGGTGAGCCAAACCGGTTTTGACGCCGTTGATGGCGGAACGCTTGCGGAATCATGGCGTCAGCAGCCCGGCACGCCAGCCTACTGCACTGAACTCACCAGCGACGCCCTCAGGGCAGCGCTTAACGCCGCGGATAAAGCGTGCGCGCCAGTAAACCGGGATGCATTGATCAACGAGTTTATGTCCGCAGGCGACTCGCTTACGCATGACGCCATCGTTGAGCGCAACCGGGCGGTCACGGCCTGA
- a CDS encoding NADPH-dependent F420 reductase: MKHTESRRIGILGTGHIGKTLARQLASAGHSVKVANSRGPETIAADVLETGAVATDAATALRDVQWVILSVPLSRIASLASLIHELPEEVIIADTSNYYPHRDGTLDAIVDGQVESLWVAETLGRPIVKAWNAIGSDSLVKKALPPGSPDRLAIPVAGDLADHRQAIMQLVNDSGFDPYDAGSLAESWRQQPGAPCYCTDLTRDEMGAALASAELSRLPARRDIAVAAIQERMGDNKSNPDADYLVGLHRVLFM, from the coding sequence ATGAAACACACTGAAAGCAGGCGCATTGGGATTTTAGGTACGGGTCATATTGGCAAAACGCTGGCACGACAGCTGGCATCCGCGGGCCACAGCGTAAAGGTGGCCAACTCCCGCGGGCCCGAAACCATTGCGGCCGATGTGCTTGAAACCGGTGCAGTCGCAACCGATGCCGCTACTGCGCTGCGGGACGTGCAGTGGGTGATACTTTCTGTTCCCTTATCCAGGATCGCCTCTCTCGCTTCGCTTATCCATGAGTTGCCTGAAGAGGTCATCATTGCCGACACGTCGAACTACTATCCGCATCGGGATGGCACCCTTGATGCGATCGTCGATGGGCAAGTGGAAAGCCTGTGGGTTGCAGAGACCCTTGGACGTCCCATCGTCAAAGCGTGGAATGCGATCGGCTCGGACTCGCTGGTGAAAAAAGCATTGCCACCAGGTTCGCCGGATCGTCTCGCCATCCCGGTTGCAGGCGATCTTGCCGACCACCGACAAGCAATCATGCAACTGGTGAATGATAGCGGTTTTGACCCTTACGATGCCGGATCGCTGGCGGAATCCTGGCGCCAGCAACCGGGCGCGCCCTGTTACTGTACCGATCTCACCCGCGATGAAATGGGAGCAGCGCTGGCTTCCGCTGAGTTATCGCGTTTGCCCGCCAGACGGGATATTGCGGTGGCGGCTATTCAGGAGCGGATGGGGGACAACAAATCCAATCCCGATGCAGACTATCTCGTTGGTCTGCACCGTGTGCTGTTCATGTAA
- a CDS encoding SDR family NAD(P)-dependent oxidoreductase: MNRLENKVALILGGAKGIGLAISQRFAREGATTWFTSRRDEELAAARHTMENSARPLRADVSQLSELTRIAEVIKAESGQIDVLVINAGMAEYATIDEITPAHFDTTFGLNVRSPLFALQAALPLLKAGSSVVLIGSIADVIGTPGYGVYGASKAALRSFARTWTRELSARGIRINVVAPGPVDTEMMQAASDEIRNGIISTIPLARMGRPEEVANAALFLASDESSYIAGAEICVDGGLTQV, encoded by the coding sequence ATGAACAGATTAGAGAATAAAGTTGCCCTGATTCTGGGCGGCGCAAAAGGTATTGGTCTCGCTATCAGCCAGCGATTCGCCCGCGAAGGGGCAACCACCTGGTTTACCTCACGCCGGGACGAGGAGTTAGCCGCCGCGCGCCACACCATGGAGAATAGCGCCCGACCGCTACGGGCTGATGTCAGCCAGTTAAGTGAACTGACACGCATAGCTGAAGTGATAAAGGCAGAGTCCGGCCAGATCGATGTGCTGGTGATCAACGCTGGCATGGCAGAATACGCAACGATTGATGAGATAACCCCGGCACATTTTGATACGACATTCGGCCTGAATGTGCGCTCACCGCTTTTTGCTCTGCAGGCCGCACTTCCCCTATTGAAAGCGGGATCGAGCGTCGTTTTGATTGGGTCAATTGCCGATGTGATTGGTACGCCAGGCTATGGCGTGTACGGCGCCAGTAAAGCGGCCCTGCGTTCTTTTGCCCGCACCTGGACACGTGAACTCTCCGCGCGCGGCATTCGCATCAATGTTGTCGCGCCCGGCCCTGTCGATACTGAGATGATGCAGGCCGCTTCCGATGAGATACGTAACGGCATTATCAGCACCATTCCCTTAGCCAGAATGGGCAGACCTGAAGAGGTTGCCAATGCGGCGCTGTTTTTAGCGAGTGATGAAAGCAGTTATATTGCCGGAGCAGAAATCTGCGTGGATGGTGGGCTGACGCAAGTATGA
- a CDS encoding MarR family transcriptional regulator has product MNRLHKPLLAPLGLTFPQYLVMLELFNDTPRTVGDIGNKLGMDTGTITPVLKRLEAAGRVRRTRDRSDERRVLITLTEEGRALQSTLWSITDNIKSACQLSDAKLEALRDTLNDFAHPADNASLSPEKKEVL; this is encoded by the coding sequence ATGAACCGGCTGCACAAGCCGTTACTGGCTCCGCTCGGGCTGACCTTTCCACAATACCTGGTGATGCTGGAGCTGTTTAACGACACGCCACGCACGGTGGGAGATATTGGCAATAAGCTCGGCATGGATACCGGGACGATTACGCCGGTACTTAAACGTCTGGAGGCAGCAGGGCGCGTGCGCCGCACCCGCGATCGTAGCGATGAACGGCGCGTTCTCATCACTCTGACTGAAGAGGGCCGTGCCTTGCAAAGCACGCTATGGAGCATCACCGACAACATTAAATCAGCCTGTCAGCTGTCGGATGCAAAGCTGGAAGCGCTGCGCGATACCCTGAACGATTTTGCTCATCCTGCAGATAACGCATCGTTATCTCCTGAAAAAAAAGAGGTTTTATGA
- a CDS encoding glycosyltransferase, which produces MQSCGSKCAIFISFDAVSLSGITVEASKTAKELSRQGYRCFLDLGYDIKFDKGNFAKEYGYERDIYRDVFTLVRVDDIFDVPFYNRAFIEKTQNVLISQKTVSSEKEKEALIACINQSAQALSEKILNLWRTLDISAVLVENGTLPENIIYTKALYRAIEHYGHERGLHKYVIWRDHDLMWNSEKKVMKYGEPPYPYAVKPVASEFITYVTLNQDLKEKLESWCDHQVEVSVKKNTYDFTEDFSGTDLRRYFDIREQDIIIARTTRIIAQKRIDRDIILTQRLNRLFEQNDIDKKIFLIIAGDTEEDDHHYQHLQKLVKKLAILPQIKFIGPLHHSCISLRTERFTIEDLYYSSNLVSFLTSWDYDSYGNPIGEAISCQRCYIASRYEYYHEVYGQHGFHAPLMNISEGDDGLPDDDFINDVFALINDPAAMQRIAQANFVLGKRVLSNNVIDILI; this is translated from the coding sequence ATGCAAAGCTGTGGTAGTAAATGCGCGATATTTATTTCATTTGATGCTGTTTCTCTGTCAGGTATTACCGTTGAAGCCTCGAAGACTGCGAAGGAATTATCCCGGCAAGGTTATCGCTGCTTTCTCGATCTTGGTTATGATATCAAATTCGACAAAGGTAATTTCGCTAAGGAATATGGCTATGAACGTGATATTTACCGCGATGTCTTTACGCTGGTTCGCGTTGACGATATTTTCGATGTGCCATTTTATAATCGGGCATTTATCGAAAAAACGCAGAATGTTTTAATTAGCCAAAAAACTGTTTCTTCGGAAAAGGAAAAGGAGGCGTTAATTGCCTGTATTAATCAATCGGCACAGGCGCTGAGTGAAAAGATTCTTAACCTATGGCGCACTCTCGATATCAGCGCGGTGCTGGTGGAAAATGGCACTCTGCCTGAGAATATTATTTATACCAAAGCGCTTTATCGGGCGATTGAACACTATGGTCATGAACGCGGTTTGCATAAATATGTTATCTGGCGCGATCATGATTTGATGTGGAACAGCGAAAAGAAGGTGATGAAGTATGGCGAACCGCCGTATCCTTATGCGGTCAAGCCGGTAGCATCAGAATTTATCACCTACGTGACGCTGAATCAGGATTTGAAAGAGAAGCTGGAGAGCTGGTGCGATCATCAGGTTGAGGTCAGCGTTAAAAAGAACACCTACGATTTTACCGAAGACTTCTCAGGCACTGACCTGCGGCGTTATTTTGATATCCGCGAGCAGGACATCATCATCGCCCGCACTACGCGAATCATTGCGCAGAAACGCATCGATCGGGACATCATTCTGACGCAGCGACTCAACCGCTTATTTGAACAGAATGATATCGATAAAAAGATTTTCCTGATTATCGCCGGTGATACTGAAGAGGACGATCATCATTATCAGCATCTGCAAAAATTAGTGAAAAAGCTCGCTATCCTGCCACAGATTAAATTTATTGGCCCACTGCACCATAGCTGTATCTCACTGAGGACCGAACGCTTTACCATCGAAGATTTATATTATTCGAGCAATCTTGTCTCTTTTCTCACTTCGTGGGATTACGACAGCTACGGCAATCCCATTGGCGAGGCGATAAGTTGCCAGCGCTGTTATATCGCGAGTCGCTATGAATATTACCATGAGGTTTACGGCCAGCATGGCTTTCATGCGCCGCTGATGAATATATCGGAAGGCGATGATGGATTGCCTGATGATGATTTTATCAATGATGTGTTTGCGTTGATTAACGATCCTGCTGCCATGCAGCGTATTGCGCAGGCCAATTTTGTGCTGGGTAAACGCGTTTTGTCTAATAATGTTATTGATATATTAATCTAA
- a CDS encoding winged helix-turn-helix transcriptional regulator, giving the protein MSQIDSNDLREVGKTRPVLENITNKWSILILTVLCTEPVRFNELRRRLDGITHKALSDALKRLERNGLVHRKVLATSPVSVEYSLTALAQTLRDPFDALYEWALKHGEEMRRAQLSYDTRQLEEHG; this is encoded by the coding sequence ATGAGTCAGATTGACAGTAATGACCTGAGAGAAGTAGGAAAAACCCGTCCCGTTTTGGAGAACATCACCAATAAATGGTCGATTTTGATCCTCACCGTGCTGTGTACGGAGCCGGTGCGTTTCAATGAACTTCGCCGCCGACTGGATGGCATTACGCATAAAGCCTTGTCTGATGCGCTTAAGCGGCTTGAGCGCAATGGGCTGGTGCATCGCAAGGTATTGGCCACGTCGCCGGTCAGTGTGGAATACAGCCTGACCGCTTTGGCACAAACGCTGCGCGATCCGTTTGATGCGTTGTATGAATGGGCGCTAAAACATGGCGAAGAGATGCGCCGGGCTCAGCTTTCGTATGATACCCGGCAGCTGGAAGAGCACGGCTGA
- the treR gene encoding trehalose operon repressor TreR — MNEKKLTLNDIARLSGVGKSTVSLVINNSDKVKASTRQHVEAIIDQYGYTPSKSAQALRSQREKIIGVIVTRLDSVSENQVVRAILPDIYAQKYDAILMESLLDPQLLEDHLHVLEQRNVEGVILFGFSEMNKKSLKVWKDKMVIIASAIPGFASVTYDNAGAVNILMEKMKNQGHQNVSYIGVTNNDQTTGSARYQAYLTCCEKYGYAPSAALGDLSYQSGYDLAKRSLTAETRALICATDTIALGAIKYIREQSWDIKVGSIGCTPLMTFLEPGITSVELGYQSAGLKSSQLLFAMLRGESGPQGEVIPFRLS; from the coding sequence ATGAATGAGAAAAAGTTGACCCTGAATGATATTGCCAGACTGAGTGGCGTCGGAAAGTCCACTGTCTCGCTGGTCATTAACAACAGCGATAAGGTCAAAGCCTCAACGCGCCAGCATGTTGAAGCCATTATCGACCAGTATGGCTACACGCCGTCAAAATCGGCACAGGCATTGCGCTCACAGCGCGAAAAAATCATTGGCGTGATCGTTACGCGTCTGGATTCGGTATCGGAAAATCAGGTCGTCCGCGCGATTCTTCCCGATATTTACGCACAAAAATATGACGCTATTTTGATGGAGAGCCTGCTGGATCCGCAGTTGCTTGAAGACCACCTGCATGTGCTGGAGCAGCGGAATGTTGAAGGGGTGATCCTGTTTGGCTTTTCAGAAATGAACAAGAAAAGCCTGAAGGTGTGGAAGGATAAAATGGTGATTATCGCCTCGGCGATTCCAGGTTTTGCCTCGGTAACCTACGATAATGCGGGCGCCGTCAACATCCTGATGGAAAAGATGAAAAATCAGGGCCACCAAAATGTGAGCTATATCGGCGTCACCAATAACGATCAGACCACCGGCAGCGCACGCTATCAGGCTTACCTGACGTGCTGTGAAAAATACGGCTATGCGCCCTCGGCAGCGCTGGGCGACCTCAGTTATCAAAGTGGTTATGACCTGGCAAAGCGCAGCCTGACAGCAGAGACCCGCGCCCTGATCTGCGCAACGGATACCATCGCGTTGGGGGCGATAAAATATATCAGAGAGCAGTCGTGGGATATCAAAGTCGGCAGTATTGGCTGCACGCCGCTGATGACCTTTCTTGAGCCTGGCATTACGTCGGTTGAGTTGGGTTATCAAAGTGCCGGGCTGAAATCGTCGCAGCTGCTATTCGCCATGCTGCGCGGTGAAAGCGGTCCGCAGGGCGAGGTGATTCCGTTTCGACTGTCATAA
- the treB gene encoding PTS trehalose transporter subunit IIBC has product MAIKSNTQDIDKLIEMVGGKSNIATVTHCITRLRFVLNDPAKARPKEIETLPMVKGCFTNAGQFQVVIGTDVDDWYQVLLAQTQLSGTDKESAKRVARQNMKWHESLISHFAEIFFPLLPALISGGLILGFRNLIGDLPLYNDAPLTEASVVWKSIYDFLWLIGEAIFFYIPVGICWSVVKKMGGTPILGIVLGITLVSPQLMNAYLLGQQIPEVWNFGWFTIDKVGYQSQVIPSILAGLTLAWIELKLKRIVPDYLTLVVVPVVSLLLAVFLAHTIIGPFGRVIGNGIAWGVSHLMTGPFAPIGSALFGFLYAPLVITGVHQTTLAVDLQLIQNLGGTPVWPIIALSNMAQGSAVLGIIFMSKKVNEREISVPAAISAYLGVTEPAMYGINMKYRFPMLCGMVGSAAAGLICGLSGVMANGIGVGGLPAILSVKTQYWSVFGTAMIVAIAVPLMLTMAIYKRKHAAGKLLVV; this is encoded by the coding sequence ATGGCGATTAAGAGTAACACCCAGGATATCGATAAATTGATTGAGATGGTCGGCGGCAAGAGCAATATCGCCACCGTAACTCACTGTATTACAAGGCTACGCTTTGTACTGAACGATCCGGCAAAAGCCCGGCCAAAAGAGATCGAAACGCTGCCAATGGTCAAAGGCTGCTTTACCAACGCCGGACAGTTTCAGGTGGTAATCGGCACCGACGTCGATGACTGGTATCAGGTACTGCTGGCGCAAACCCAGCTCTCCGGCACCGACAAAGAGAGCGCCAAGCGGGTGGCGCGCCAGAACATGAAGTGGCACGAAAGCCTGATCTCCCACTTCGCGGAGATCTTCTTTCCGCTGCTGCCTGCGCTGATCAGCGGTGGCCTGATCCTCGGCTTCCGCAACCTGATTGGCGATTTGCCGCTCTACAACGACGCGCCGCTGACCGAAGCTTCGGTGGTGTGGAAAAGTATCTACGATTTCCTGTGGCTGATCGGTGAGGCGATCTTCTTCTACATTCCGGTGGGCATCTGCTGGTCGGTGGTGAAAAAAATGGGCGGCACACCGATCCTCGGCATCGTGCTGGGCATCACGCTGGTCTCACCGCAGCTGATGAACGCCTACCTGCTGGGGCAACAAATCCCCGAAGTGTGGAACTTTGGCTGGTTCACCATCGACAAAGTGGGTTATCAGTCGCAGGTCATTCCGTCGATACTGGCTGGCCTGACGCTGGCGTGGATTGAGCTGAAGCTCAAACGCATCGTGCCCGACTACCTGACGCTGGTGGTGGTGCCGGTTGTTTCGCTGCTGCTGGCGGTTTTCCTCGCGCATACCATCATTGGGCCGTTTGGTCGCGTTATCGGTAATGGTATTGCCTGGGGCGTCAGCCACCTGATGACCGGTCCGTTTGCGCCGATCGGCTCCGCGCTGTTTGGTTTCCTGTACGCGCCGCTGGTGATTACCGGCGTGCACCAGACCACGCTGGCCGTGGATCTGCAGCTGATCCAGAACCTCGGCGGCACGCCGGTGTGGCCGATTATTGCGCTCTCCAACATGGCGCAGGGTTCGGCGGTGCTGGGCATCATCTTTATGAGTAAGAAGGTCAACGAACGGGAAATTTCGGTGCCGGCCGCTATCTCCGCGTACCTTGGCGTTACCGAACCGGCGATGTACGGCATCAACATGAAGTACCGCTTCCCGATGCTCTGCGGCATGGTGGGATCGGCCGCAGCCGGGCTGATTTGCGGCTTGTCCGGCGTAATGGCTAACGGCATTGGCGTCGGCGGATTACCCGCGATTCTTTCGGTGAAAACCCAGTACTGGTCGGTGTTTGGCACGGCAATGATTGTGGCGATTGCGGTTCCGCTGATGCTCACCATGGCGATCTATAAACGCAAACATGCAGCCGGCAAACTTCTGGTTGTCTGA
- a CDS encoding DUF596 domain-containing protein, with translation MIDIDEIGSSVIKSAYGLSMGSIWQHISVECADVPDNDLLRKKIFFCILFKLLDEKRIKLANRGVLWSGSIEQQIEAIQLAWPGNPSHDENDDLDDYGMWFLAKAPCGVVWLLPDGNAIWT, from the coding sequence ATGATTGATATCGACGAAATAGGCTCGTCCGTTATTAAAAGCGCTTATGGCCTGTCGATGGGATCGATATGGCAGCATATTAGCGTTGAATGTGCTGATGTTCCTGATAATGACTTATTAAGAAAGAAAATCTTCTTTTGCATACTCTTTAAGTTGCTGGATGAGAAGAGAATTAAACTGGCAAACAGAGGTGTGTTGTGGTCGGGTAGCATCGAGCAGCAAATAGAGGCGATCCAGTTAGCCTGGCCGGGCAATCCGTCTCATGACGAAAATGATGATCTGGACGACTATGGCATGTGGTTTTTGGCTAAGGCACCTTGCGGCGTGGTGTGGTTATTGCCCGATGGTAACGCGATATGGACGTAA
- the treC gene encoding alpha,alpha-phosphotrehalase — protein MRNDAHWWQNGVIYQIYPRSFQDSSGNGIGDIPGITQRLDYLQWLGVSAIWLTPVYSSPQVDNGYDVSDYYAIDPLFGTMEDFEALVAAAHARDIRIVMDMVFNHTSTEHPWFQSAANDRNSPWRNYYIWRDGKEGRLPNNWHSKFGGSAWHWHEESQQYYLHSFSARQADLNWENPDVRNALKAICHFWADKGVDGLRLDVINLVSKHPDLPDDHEGDGRRFYTDGPSIHDFLEEMSRDVFQPRGLMTVGEMSSTQLEHCQRYARLDGKELSMTFNFHHLKIDYPAGEKWRLAPPDRVALKRIFSEWQCGMHGLAWNALFWCNHDQPRIVSRLGDDGPLRTASAKMLAMVLHGMQGTPYIYQGEEIGMTNPHFTDIAQYRDVESLNMYKILRLHQEEEDVLAVLAAKSRDNGRTPVQWDAGENAGFTRGTSWIDLAPNYREINVARERENVDSVLHTYRQLIALRKSMPILTWGNYVDLDPESETCWCYQREDNGHTLRVIANLDNQPIPLAENHFSTEEGWQLVCANYSDSAQQLTSGLLRPYECVWLSK, from the coding sequence ATGAGAAACGACGCGCACTGGTGGCAGAACGGGGTAATTTACCAGATCTACCCACGCAGTTTTCAGGACAGCAGCGGCAATGGCATCGGCGATATTCCTGGCATTACCCAGCGGCTGGATTATCTGCAATGGCTGGGCGTCAGTGCCATCTGGCTGACGCCGGTTTACTCCTCACCGCAGGTTGATAATGGCTATGACGTCTCCGACTATTACGCCATCGATCCGCTGTTTGGCACCATGGAAGATTTCGAGGCGCTGGTGGCTGCCGCCCATGCGCGTGACATCAGAATAGTCATGGATATGGTGTTTAACCATACCTCTACGGAACATCCCTGGTTTCAGTCTGCTGCTAACGACCGCAACAGTCCGTGGCGCAATTACTACATCTGGCGTGATGGTAAAGAGGGACGGTTGCCGAATAACTGGCACTCGAAGTTTGGTGGCAGCGCCTGGCACTGGCACGAAGAGAGTCAGCAGTATTATCTGCATTCGTTCTCGGCGCGGCAGGCCGATCTCAACTGGGAAAACCCGGACGTGCGCAACGCCCTGAAGGCGATCTGTCATTTCTGGGCGGACAAAGGCGTCGACGGACTTCGTCTGGATGTGATCAACCTGGTGTCGAAGCATCCCGATCTGCCGGACGATCATGAAGGCGATGGCCGCCGTTTTTACACCGATGGCCCATCGATTCACGATTTTCTCGAAGAGATGAGCCGGGATGTGTTCCAGCCGCGTGGCCTGATGACGGTAGGTGAGATGTCATCCACGCAGCTGGAACACTGCCAGCGCTATGCGCGTCTGGACGGCAAAGAGCTGTCGATGACCTTTAATTTTCACCATCTCAAAATAGATTATCCTGCTGGGGAAAAATGGCGGCTGGCACCGCCCGATCGGGTGGCGCTGAAGCGAATATTCTCTGAGTGGCAGTGCGGTATGCACGGCCTGGCGTGGAACGCGTTGTTCTGGTGCAATCACGATCAGCCGCGCATCGTGTCGCGTCTTGGCGACGATGGGCCATTGCGTACGGCGTCAGCGAAAATGCTGGCGATGGTGCTGCATGGCATGCAGGGCACGCCGTACATCTATCAGGGTGAAGAGATTGGCATGACCAATCCGCACTTCACCGACATTGCGCAGTACCGCGATGTCGAGAGCCTGAATATGTACAAAATCCTGCGCCTTCATCAGGAAGAGGAGGACGTATTGGCCGTGCTCGCGGCGAAATCACGCGATAACGGCAGGACGCCGGTGCAGTGGGATGCCGGAGAAAATGCCGGTTTTACCCGCGGCACAAGCTGGATTGACCTTGCGCCTAATTATCGTGAGATCAACGTGGCGCGAGAACGGGAGAATGTTGATTCAGTGCTGCACACCTATCGTCAGCTGATCGCGCTGCGTAAAAGCATGCCGATCCTGACGTGGGGGAATTATGTTGATCTGGATCCTGAATCAGAAACCTGTTGGTGCTATCAGCGCGAGGACAATGGCCACACGCTGCGGGTGATTGCCAACCTCGATAATCAGCCCATACCGCTGGCTGAGAACCACTTTTCGACAGAAGAAGGGTGGCAGCTGGTGTGTGCCAACTATAGTGATTCCGCGCAGCAGCTGACCAGCGGCCTGTTGCGGCCTTATGAATGTGTTTGGTTAAGTAAGTAA
- a CDS encoding DsrE family protein gives MLSSISSLTTISRALRVKPPSSRGNMRSVTTGLLIAISGGVVGAALASHDTFSKTAPDRSADIAKQQPAGFWTTPAVKGYGDIHYDRNAAFQPTLDLSNKVVFRVGQGGNNPAMPNPALEKVAQVVNLYTAAGVPANKLSFVVAVNGGATPAMLDNAHYQKIYGTDNPNLRLISALQSQGIKVSICDQAIAWHHYKKDWVAESVIHTPSALTTITTLQNSGYAYLEM, from the coding sequence ATGCTTTCGTCGATCTCTTCTTTAACCACTATAAGCAGGGCGCTGCGGGTTAAGCCGCCCAGCTCAAGGGGAAACATGCGTTCTGTTACAACTGGATTACTGATTGCTATAAGCGGTGGCGTGGTGGGTGCTGCGCTGGCTAGTCATGATACTTTTTCCAAAACTGCACCCGATCGCTCTGCTGACATCGCAAAACAGCAGCCTGCGGGCTTCTGGACAACACCGGCGGTAAAGGGCTATGGCGACATCCATTACGATCGCAATGCGGCTTTTCAGCCCACGTTGGATCTGAGCAATAAAGTGGTTTTCAGGGTAGGTCAGGGCGGAAATAACCCTGCCATGCCGAATCCGGCGCTGGAAAAAGTTGCGCAGGTGGTGAATCTTTACACCGCCGCTGGCGTTCCCGCTAACAAACTCAGTTTTGTTGTGGCAGTTAATGGTGGGGCCACGCCTGCAATGCTTGATAATGCGCATTATCAAAAGATATATGGCACTGACAATCCTAACCTCAGGCTTATTTCGGCGCTGCAAAGTCAGGGCATAAAAGTGAGTATTTGCGATCAGGCTATCGCCTGGCATCATTATAAAAAGGATTGGGTGGCAGAGTCGGTTATCCATACGCCTTCCGCGCTGACCACCATAACCACCTTACAAAACAGCGGTTATGCTTATCTTGAGATGTGA